A genomic segment from Malus domestica chromosome 05, GDT2T_hap1 encodes:
- the MYB36 gene encoding protein ODORANT1-like, with product MGRAPCCDKNGLKKGPWTPEEDQKLMDYIQKHGYGNWRTLPKNAGLQRCGKSCRLRWTNYLRPDIKRGRFSFEEEETIIQLHSILGNKWSAIAARLPGRTDNEIKNYWNTHIRKRLLRMGIDPVTHSPRLDLLDFSSILYNSSHHHHQMNNFSRLLGQPIGLNPELLRLATSLIQSRRENNSNQNFVLQNAQENDYHQICNPQIQPQQPVQDNVPYPNEVSQLMQQQPNVEYPSSLSDFRSQNSQLNEWQSNVGTSNFTEEYVELPSFAYFGSEQHQTVLDLSPENSNFHSNNSNQNFSFTSVFSTPSSSPTTLNSNSTTYFNSGTEDERESYCSNMLKFGIPDILGVNEFM from the exons ATGGGAAGAGCACCTTGCTGTGACAAAAATGGCCTCAAGAAAGGCCCGTGGACGCCGGAGGAGGATCAGAAGCTCATGGATTATATTCAGAAACATGGTTATGGCAACTGGAGAACCCTCCCAAAGAATGCAG GGCTACAAAGATGCGGGAAGAGCTGCCGTCTCCGGTGGACAAACTATCTCCGACCGGACATCAAACGAGGTCGGTTTTCATTCGAAGAGGAGGAGACAATAATTCAACTCCATAGCATATTGGGCAACAA ATGGTCTGCTATTGCTGCTCGTTTGCCCGGAAGAACCGACAACGAAATCAAGAACTACTGGAACACCCACATTAGGAAGAGGCTTCTCCGAATGGGAATTGATCCTGTCACCCACAGTCCCCGTCTTGATCTTCTCGACTTCTCATCCATTCTCTACAACTCATCTCATCACCACCATCAAATGAACAACTTTTCAAGGTTGCTTGGGCAACCAATTGGACTCAACCCTGAGCTACTAAGGCTAGCCACTTCTCTAATCCAATCCCGTAGAGAAAACAATAGTAACCAAAATTTTGTTCTTCAAAATGCTCAAGAAAATGATTACCACCAAATCTGCAACCCCCAAATCCAACCTCAACAACCAGTTCAAGACAATGTTCCATACCCTAATGAAGTTTCACAACTCATGCAGCAGCAGCCCAATGTAGAGTACCCATCAAGCCTAAGTGATTTTAGGTCACAAAACTCTCAACTCAACGAGTGGCAAAGTAATGTGGGGACTTCAAATTTTACGGAAGAGTACGTTGAGTTGCCAAGTTTTGCATACTTTGGGTCTGAACAGCATCAAACTGTTTTGGACCTTTCGCCGGAGAATTCAAATTTTCACTCCAACAACAGCAACCAGAACTTCAGCTTCACTTCGGTTTTCTCGACGCCTTCTTCAAGCCCGACGACTTTGAATTCGAATTCGACAACGTATTTCAACAGCGGCACAGAGGACGAACGTGAAAGCTACTGTAGCAACATGTTAAAGTTTGGGATCCCAGACATTTTGGGTGTTAATGAATTCATGTGA
- the LOC139196285 gene encoding uncharacterized protein gives MKAFSTLLKLKDSDKFVWNDEHQAAFTQIKVSLTNPPVLVPPRRGKPLKLYISAVEESIGCLLAQDNDAGREQAIFYLSRNLSQPEINYPAVKKLCLAVFFAASKLRHYMLPSVTQVIAQTDVIRYMLTRPIVKGRIGKWTMALSEFSLQYVAQKAVKGQALADFLAQHPSPYGFGGNDVEIGMVQTRDNHWTMYFDGSSTSSSAGVGIVIQSPNHDRWLFSLKLDFECTNNQAEYEALIVGLGILHDLRATRALVLGDSELVINQLNGSFRCMSCTLAPYHMIASYLAESFDGITFKHISRSHNTNADELAQIASGAQLLGGKLGREIPVLRQLYPALVNQQVL, from the coding sequence atgaaagcgttctccacgcttttgaaactcaaggattcagataaatttgtgtggaacgacgagcatcaggcggcgtttacgcaaatcaaagtctccctcacgaACCCACCTGTCCTGGTTCCTCCTCGGCGCGGTAAGCCTCTTAAGCTCTATATCTCGGCGGTCgaagagtccatcggctgcctccttGCGCAAGATAACGACGCCGGACGAGAGCAGGCTATTTTTTATCTCAGCCGCAATCTCAGTCAACCGGAGATCAATTATCCAGCCGTCAAGAAGCTGTGCCTGGCCGTGTTTTTCGCCGCTTCCAAGCTTCGGCATTATATGCTCCCATCAGTTACCCAAGTCATTGCTCAGACCGACGTCATCCGCTACATGCTCACCCGACCAATCGTAAAGGGCCGCATTGGGAAATGGACCATGGCACTGTCCGAATTTAGCTTGCAGTACGTAGCCCAGAAAGCTGTCAAGGGCCAGGCACTGGCTGATTTCCTTGCTCAACATCCCTCCCCATACGGTTTTGGGGGCAACGACGTTGAAATCGGCATGGTTCAGACGCGCGACAACCactggacgatgtactttgacGGCTCCAGTACGTCATCTTCGGCGGGCGTGGGAATTGTCATTCAATCCCCGAACCACGATCGCTGGTTATTTTCGCTTAAGTTGGATTTCGAATGCACCaacaatcaggccgaatacgaagccctaatCGTCGGCCTTGGAATTCTTCATGACCTGCGGGCAACCCGCGCCCTCGTCCTCGGCGACTccgaacttgtgattaaccaactcaatggttcttttcgttgcatgagttgtaccctggcgCCTTACCACATGATCGCCAGTtatttggccgagtccttcgacggtattacatttaaacatatttccCGGAGTCATAATACCAACGCAGACGAATTGGCTCAAATTGCCTCTGGCGCACAACTcttggggggcaagctaggccgagaaatacccGTGTTGCGACagctatacccggccttggttaaccAACAAGTCCTCTAG